Proteins encoded by one window of Candidatus Paceibacterota bacterium:
- a CDS encoding pilin: protein MDLKELIQASYGIITNLLIPLAFALCLLYFFWGMAKYIQNSGSEKAVEEGKRVMVWGVVALFVVTSVWGIIKFIRSEIDLSPTSMVRPQVR, encoded by the coding sequence ATGGACTTAAAAGAATTGATCCAAGCTTCATACGGAATCATCACTAATCTTCTCATTCCTCTCGCTTTTGCCTTGTGCCTACTATATTTTTTCTGGGGTATGGCCAAATATATCCAAAATTCTGGTAGCGAAAAAGCGGTTGAAGAGGGTAAGAGAGTAATGGTGTGGGGAGTAGTAGCTTTGTTTGTCGTTACTTCAGTGTGGGGTATAATTAAATTTATAAGAAGCGAGATAGATCTATCGCCGACAAGTATGGTAAGGCCCCAAGTAAGGTAA
- a CDS encoding extracellular solute-binding protein: MSKFQVIILGVFGILIIVSVIIFSKYQGGGVEQAEVSIWGNVNPEVFQSIISKTSLYNNEAYKISYSYKEEALFDDEYVEALASGNGPDLFLLPHDKIVKQKNKITLIPYDAFSERMFKDSFIEGSEIYLDPTGIVALPVIVDPLVMYWSRKVFTDAKLTSPPKYWDEFYSLAGLISKKDGALNIQKSLVSFGEYNNVSNAKAIISNLMMQAGTPIVQRFGDDTRSVMADSFEKPVIPGEAAVNFYTEFSNPVKPYYSWNRSMPLSQTYFLSGDMALYFGFASEIALIQLKNPNLNFDVSSVPTSKDSGNNVSYGKFYGFAISRGSKNANAAFGVASILSSREGALAISEALGVPPARRDLLGTKALDAYQAVFYESALRSKAWLDPEPTATAKIFANMIESITSGRERTSAAVVKASREITELFK, translated from the coding sequence ATGTCTAAGTTTCAGGTTATTATTCTAGGAGTTTTTGGTATCCTTATTATAGTAAGCGTCATAATATTTTCTAAATATCAAGGTGGTGGAGTAGAGCAGGCAGAAGTGAGTATCTGGGGCAATGTGAATCCAGAAGTTTTTCAAAGTATTATTTCAAAAACTTCTCTCTATAATAACGAAGCATATAAAATAAGTTATTCTTATAAAGAAGAAGCTCTTTTTGACGATGAGTACGTGGAGGCTCTTGCTTCAGGAAATGGCCCTGATCTATTTCTTCTGCCTCACGATAAAATAGTGAAGCAGAAAAATAAGATTACTCTAATTCCATACGACGCTTTCTCTGAGAGGATGTTCAAGGACTCTTTTATAGAAGGATCCGAAATTTATCTTGACCCGACGGGGATAGTAGCTCTTCCCGTGATTGTCGATCCACTTGTTATGTATTGGAGTAGAAAAGTTTTCACCGATGCTAAGCTGACTAGCCCTCCTAAATATTGGGATGAATTCTATTCTCTCGCTGGGCTTATATCCAAAAAAGATGGAGCACTGAATATTCAAAAGTCCTTAGTTTCTTTTGGTGAGTATAATAATGTATCAAACGCCAAAGCTATCATTTCGAATTTGATGATGCAGGCTGGTACACCTATCGTCCAGAGATTTGGTGATGATACTCGTTCTGTTATGGCAGATTCATTTGAAAAACCAGTCATCCCTGGAGAAGCCGCTGTCAATTTCTACACTGAATTTTCAAATCCGGTTAAACCTTATTATTCTTGGAATAGATCGATGCCTCTTTCCCAAACTTATTTTCTTTCTGGGGATATGGCTCTCTATTTCGGTTTTGCAAGTGAGATAGCTCTGATCCAGCTGAAAAATCCTAATTTAAATTTCGATGTTTCTTCAGTGCCCACCTCTAAAGATTCTGGTAACAACGTTTCCTACGGCAAGTTTTATGGTTTTGCTATTTCCCGTGGCTCTAAGAATGCAAATGCCGCCTTTGGCGTCGCTTCTATCCTTTCAAGTCGTGAAGGAGCACTGGCTATAAGCGAAGCTCTCGGTGTCCCCCCTGCTCGGCGCGACTTACTCGGAACTAAAGCTCTTGACGCATACCAGGCAGTTTTCTACGAAAGTGCACTCCGGTCCAAGGCTTGGCTTGATCCTGAGCCTACTGCTACAGCAAAAATATTTGCTAACATGATAGAGAGTATTACAAGCGGTCGCGAGCGCACTTCGGCGGCAGTAGTGAAGGCTAGTAGGGAAATAACAGAGCTCTTCAAATAA
- a CDS encoding pilin, whose protein sequence is MRKIRNFTKIILLIMLVGTFCIPLGVLAQGEEGDTGRFIPCGFDNDGDGIVSGKDEECNFDDLLYLVQNLLNWLVIISFPISVITFSWAGFILMTTAVVDKKSEAKKMLGKVLLGFIIILSAWLIVRTIVNVFLEDGYGDQFIELNNR, encoded by the coding sequence ATGCGAAAAATTAGAAATTTTACAAAAATTATATTACTGATTATGCTCGTTGGTACTTTTTGTATTCCTCTTGGTGTTCTGGCTCAAGGGGAAGAAGGGGATACGGGCCGATTCATACCGTGCGGTTTTGATAATGATGGTGACGGCATAGTTTCTGGGAAAGATGAGGAGTGTAATTTCGACGACCTGCTCTATTTAGTTCAAAATTTACTCAATTGGCTTGTTATTATTTCCTTTCCAATTTCCGTCATTACCTTCTCCTGGGCCGGCTTCATCCTGATGACTACGGCTGTAGTGGATAAAAAGTCGGAAGCAAAAAAAATGTTGGGCAAAGTTTTGCTCGGCTTTATTATCATTCTCTCTGCGTGGCTCATAGTGAGGACCATCGTCAATGTATTCCTAGAGGATGGATATGGCGACCAATTTATAGAACTAAACAACAGGTAG